In one window of Nitrobacter hamburgensis X14 DNA:
- a CDS encoding (2Fe-2S)-binding protein, with the protein MIVCSCNVLTDHDVRSAVTAADDLRRSPKQVYGCLGCSAECGRCARTIKTIIKEALGACARKCCDGCPHSAMHAEVEQIQIEITL; encoded by the coding sequence ATGATCGTTTGTTCCTGTAACGTGTTGACCGATCACGACGTCCGTTCCGCCGTGACCGCAGCAGACGATCTGCGGCGTTCACCCAAACAGGTTTACGGATGTCTTGGGTGCAGCGCGGAATGTGGGCGATGTGCCCGGACCATCAAGACTATCATCAAGGAAGCGCTCGGCGCCTGTGCTCGGAAATGTTGCGACGGGTGTCCCCACTCCGCAATGCACGCAGAAGTCGAGCAGATTCA